The genome window tttactttatgaGAAAAGGGGTTTGCAAAGGATAAAATCAATCCATGATCTAGCGCAAACCCACAACTCATACATATTGTGTTGATTCTTTTGAATAATTAGTTAGATAATATCTTTTAAGAGCAATCTGTAGAATGTTGTTGTTATCTTTCAccacaaattaagaaaagtttaatttttttttccaacgcTTTTTTCGTTTGAATCTATAATTTTCTAAGCGTAGATCTTTATTTTCGTCGATATTATACAGGTTCGAGAGCTTCGTTGAGCATGAAGACCATCATCGGCAGTGCAACTCCAGGCTTCGGAGGTGGAGGTATTGTATTCTGAGAAAAAACCTCATCAAATCCCTCTCTTTCTCTTACACACCTAATTTGTCTTTGTTGCTCCACAGTTAACTTTCACTCAACCCAGAATCCTTTCCAAAGAACTGGCCCAAACCGCGTAATAGAGAAGATTGTCCTTAGTGAGTGGCTTGTGTACTACCGGATCGACCTACCTGGTGTCAGCCGCGCTGATATGTTTGTTGATCGTAACCAATCAGACAAATCTGTGATTGTCCGCAACAAGCTACCACGTAGCAACCCAAACGGAATCCCCGACTACGAAACCGTTGTTGATCTCGATTGCGATTGCTGCCGGGTCAACTACATCAGCCCTTTCGAAGAAGGCGCGGAAGATGGTGTTTTGAGGTTTATCCTCGGCATGGATATAGAGCGCGAGTACCGAGGTGGCCTAGGTATGGACGTTTCTTTTAACATTACTTTTGGGATATAGTTAACTCTTAAAAAAAACCTCTTatcattgttttgtttgttggtcAAAGCATACCACCAGCGGGTGTACAACACGGACCCTAATGgtatgttataattttaattgtgACATTTATATTTGTAGTCATTTCATTTCagtgtctaatttttttttgttcttgtggAGCAGACAGGTTTTATAATCGTGATATGATTCTGCCACACCCATTCGTGTTGGCGTTCAACGAGCAACAGTATGCTTATGAATTCGATAAGGTCAACGCGGGCATCAACGCCGGCGTCGCAACCGTCCGTTTGAACATGCCAGGCGTTCCGGCAGACGATTTTGAACTCGAAATCCTTGAGGATAGAGTGACTGTGAGAGGTGTAGCTCCCCAGCGCCACCACGACTCAGGCGGTCGCACGTACGAGGCAGTTGCTGCTTGGCTCGAATCTCGTGACGGCGCACCTACCGCCGTTAATGTGGAAAGGCAAGCGTCGCACGGCGTGATGCGCCTCATCATCCGTCCAGCAGCATAATTGCTTTCATCCTCAGTTTGTGTTTCTTTGCTGCACTCGCTCTATCCTGCGTGTTTGTCGTTTTCCTTATGTTTGCAGACGTTACGTCCTTTTCTATGGTTTCCATAGACTTGTTGcgttttaataataattcagaaccctaatatctaaaaaaaaaatatatatatatatatatatattttttttttttttgcaactagtACACTTATTTTGAAGGCACCTAACCAACTCTTTGAGCAGGAAGCAAATATTAATTACATGTCACACACATAGTTCCAACTTCAAAGTCTAAATGCTACCATGAAACTTACAATCATGCTTCTCTCAAACTTTGAAATATGCTCAACTCTGGCAACTGgtaaattattatcaaaatgAAGCGCTAGCAGTAAGTTTGGATTACTAATTTG of Brassica oleracea var. oleracea cultivar TO1000 unplaced genomic scaffold, BOL UnpScaffold02175, whole genome shotgun sequence contains these proteins:
- the LOC106321618 gene encoding uncharacterized protein LOC106321618 translates to MKTIIGSATPGFGGGVNFHSTQNPFQRTGPNRVIEKIVLSEWLVYYRIDLPGVSRADMFVDRNQSDKSVIVRNKLPRSNPNGIPDYETVVDLDCDCCRVNYISPFEEGAEDGVLRFILGMDIEREYRGGLAYHQRVYNTDPNDRFYNRDMILPHPFVLAFNEQQYAYEFDKVNAGINAGVATVRLNMPGVPADDFELEILEDRVTVRGVAPQRHHDSGGRTYEAVAAWLESRDGAPTAVNVERQASHGVMRLIIRPAA